A single genomic interval of Rhododendron vialii isolate Sample 1 chromosome 3a, ASM3025357v1 harbors:
- the LOC131321011 gene encoding small polypeptide DEVIL 16-like — protein sequence MEAEENNARLMRSTSGVGGSGSGGGGDSPQHVRDTCRSFREKCSHMAKKQRAKFYILRRCIAILVCWHERTDP from the coding sequence ATGGAAGCAGAGGAGAACAATGCAAGGCTCATGAGGAGTACTAGTGGTGTTGGCGGCAGCGGCAGCGGCGGTGGCGGTGATAGTCCGCAGCACGTGAGAGACACGTGCAGATCGTTCAGGGAGAAATGCAGCCATATGGCGAAGAAGCAGAGGGCTAAATTCTACATTCTCCGCCGTTGTATTGCCATTCTTGTTTGCTGGCACGAGCGCACTGACCcttga
- the LOC131321012 gene encoding scopoletin glucosyltransferase-like, translating to MAEKTAPHNQQQLHVFFFPFMSPGHQIPMLDMARLVATRGVKTTIVTTPCNFSRFQSIIDRDRQSGNVDINVHILKFPSDMAGLPQNCENLDSLPSRLLSNSFSRAVMMLQPQGDDLVHQYQPDAIISDLNIPWTAQIAKKYDIPRIVFHGTCCFSLCVTDSVSKYKPYEGVSNDWMPFLVPGLPDRVHITMSQMPGRFFRNLGLQEFFIQFVEAERNTYGVVANSVYEIEPEYVEHFKKISGKKIWTVGPVSLCNEKDVDMAERGNKASIDKDHCLAWLDSKEPNSVIYISFGSLCAFAESQLVEIGLGLEASNCSFIWVIKDGFGDGLAIQDLEERVKGRGLVIRGWAPQLLILNHLAVGGFMTHCGWNSVLEALSSGVPMITWPLFGEQFYNANFLLRQLKIGFGIGVDTGLKWGEEEQAGALVKRNRVAAVVSRLMGGSELVKEMRERVSRISKLARLAMSEGGSSYGNFDLLIEDLLALKKERLAKGE from the coding sequence ATGGcagaaaaaacagcaccccaCAACCAGCAGCAGCTCCATGTATTCTTCTTTCCCTTCATGTCTCCAGGCCATCAAATTCCCATGCTAGATATGGCAAGGCTAGTCGCCACACGCGGCGTAAAAACCACCATAGTCACCACCCCATGCAACTTCTCCCGCTTCCAATCCATCATTGACCGCGACAGACAAAGTGGTAATGTTGACATTAACGTTCACATCCTCAAATTCCCCTCTGACATGGCTGGCTTGCCTCAAAATTGTGAGAACCTTGACTCCCTACCATCCAGACTCTTGTCGAACAGTTTCAGCAGAGCCGTGATGATGCTCCAACCGCAGGGTGATGATCTTGTTCATCAATACCAACCAGATGCAATCATATCAGATCTAAACATCCCGTGGACGGCCCAAATTGCCAAAAAGTACGATATCCCGCGAATAGTCTTCCACGGGACTTGTTGTTTTTCTCTTTGTGTTACGGACAGTGTCAGTAAATACAAGCCATATGAGGGAGTAAGTAATGATTGGATGCCTTTCTTGGTCCCGGGATTGCCGGACCGGGTACACATTACAATGTCTCAGATGCCTGGACGTTTCTTTCGCAACTTGGGTCTGCAAGAATTTTTCATCCAATTCGTTGAAGCTGAACGTAACACCTATGGAGTTGTGGCCAATTCTGTCTATGAGATTGAACCAGAGTACGTAGAACACTTTAAGAAGATAAGTGGTAAGAAGATATGGACGGTTGGACCGGTCTCACTATGTAATGAGAAGGATGTGGACATGGCCGAGAGAGGTAACAAAGCTTCCATTGATAAGGACCACTGCCTTGCATGGCTGGATTCAAAAGAACCAAACTCAGTGATCTATATTTCTTTTGGGAGTCTCTGTGCTTTTGCTGAGTCGCAGCTTGTTGAGATTGGTTTGGGCCTTGAAGCTTCAAATTGTTCTTTCATATGGGTTATCAAGGATGGTTTTGGTGATGGGCTTGCTATTCAGGATTTGGAGGAGAGAGTAAAGGGCCGTGGCCTTGTCATTAGGGGTTGGGCCCCACAGCTACTGATCCTTAACCACCTGGCGGTGGGTGGGTTCATGACTCACTGTGGTTGGAACTCGGTGTTGGAAGCACTGAGTTCTGGTGTACCAATGATAACGTGGCCGCTCTTTGGGGAGCAGTTCTATAATGCAAATTTCCTTTTGAGGCAGTTGAAAATTGGTTTCGGGATTGGTGTCGACACTGGGTTGAAGTGGGGAGAGGAGGAGCAGGCTGGAGCCTTGGTGAAGAGAAACCGTGTGGCGGCAGTTGTGTCTCGATTGATGGGTGGTAGTGAATTGGTGAAAGAGATGAGGGAGCGGGTGAGCAGAATCAGTAAACTGGCTAGGTTGGCTATGAGTGAAGGCGGATCTTCTTATGGGAATTTTGATCTTCTGATTGAGGATCTTTTAGCTCTAAAGAAGGAGAGGTTGGCAAAGGGAGAATAG